In Betta splendens chromosome 19, fBetSpl5.4, whole genome shotgun sequence, the following proteins share a genomic window:
- the LOC114845450 gene encoding cytochrome c oxidase assembly protein COX11, mitochondrial isoform X1, whose translation MMLPVLLRPCLRCPSSSVLFTRCMRTHTLHSEAEPLLRRRLPLRFQTQTRGRKSRSQEEQWRSRNRTVLTYIAAAGVGMIGLSYAAVPLYRLYCQATGLGGTAVAGHDASLVETMKPVKERVIKVTFNADTHASMQWNFRPQQAEIYLVPGETALAFYRAKNPTDKPIIGISTYNVVPFEAGQYFNKIQCFCFEEQRLNPHEEVDMPVFFYIDPEFAEDPRMARVDTITLSYTFFEAKGEPLPLPGYSYN comes from the exons ATGATGCTGCCTGTCCTGCTACGTCCGTGCCTCCGCTGCccttcttcctctgtgctcTTCACTCgatgcatgcgcacacacacactccattctGAGGCTGAACCTCTCCTGCGAAGGAGGCTTCCTCTACGCTTCCAGACACAGACCCGGGGCAGGAAGTCCAGAAGccaggaggagcagtggaggagcaggaacaggacagTGCTGACATACATTGCAGCAGCAGGGGTGGGAATGATTGGCCTGTCCTATGCTGCGGTGCCTCTCTACAGACTCTACTGTCAG GCGACCGGGCTTGGAGGCACGGCGGTGGCCGGCCACGACGCATCTCTGGTGGAGACGATGAAGCCAGTGAAGGAGCGCGTCATCAAGGTCACCTTCAACGCCGACACACACGCCAGCATGCAGTGGAACTTCAGACCACAGCAGGCAGAGATCTAC TTGGTTCCAGGTGAGACAGCACTAGCCTTCTACAGAGCAAAAAACCCCACTGATAAACCCATCATTGGCATCTCCACCTACAATGTGGTGCCCTTTGAGGCAGGGCAGTACTTTAACAAGATCCAG tgtttctgtttcGAGGAGCAGCGCTTGAACCCTCACGAGGAGGTAGACATGCCCGTCTTCTTTTATATTGACCCAGAATTTGCCGAGGACCCGCGGATGGCCAGGGTGGACACCATCACCCTGTCCTACACCTTCTTCGAGGCCAAGGGTGAGCCACTCCCCTTGCCTGGATACAGCTACAATTGA
- the LOC114845450 gene encoding cytochrome c oxidase assembly protein COX11, mitochondrial isoform X2, with protein MMLPVLLRPCLRCPSSSVLFTRCMRTHTLHSEAEPLLRRRLPLRFQTQTRGRKSRSQEEQWRSRNRTVLTYIAAAGVGMIGLSYAAVPLYRLYCQATGLGGTAVAGHDASLVETMKPVKERVIKVTFNADTHASMQWNFRPQQAEIYLVPGETALAFYRAKNPTDKPIIGISTYNVVPFEAGQYFNKIQNLPRTRGWPGWTPSPCPTPSSRPRVSHSPCLDTATIEQI; from the exons ATGATGCTGCCTGTCCTGCTACGTCCGTGCCTCCGCTGCccttcttcctctgtgctcTTCACTCgatgcatgcgcacacacacactccattctGAGGCTGAACCTCTCCTGCGAAGGAGGCTTCCTCTACGCTTCCAGACACAGACCCGGGGCAGGAAGTCCAGAAGccaggaggagcagtggaggagcaggaacaggacagTGCTGACATACATTGCAGCAGCAGGGGTGGGAATGATTGGCCTGTCCTATGCTGCGGTGCCTCTCTACAGACTCTACTGTCAG GCGACCGGGCTTGGAGGCACGGCGGTGGCCGGCCACGACGCATCTCTGGTGGAGACGATGAAGCCAGTGAAGGAGCGCGTCATCAAGGTCACCTTCAACGCCGACACACACGCCAGCATGCAGTGGAACTTCAGACCACAGCAGGCAGAGATCTAC TTGGTTCCAGGTGAGACAGCACTAGCCTTCTACAGAGCAAAAAACCCCACTGATAAACCCATCATTGGCATCTCCACCTACAATGTGGTGCCCTTTGAGGCAGGGCAGTACTTTAACAAGATCCAG AATTTGCCGAGGACCCGCGGATGGCCAGGGTGGACACCATCACCCTGTCCTACACCTTCTTCGAGGCCAAGGGTGAGCCACTCCCCTTGCCTGGATACAGCTACAATTGAGCAGATCTGA
- the LOC114845447 gene encoding chromobox protein homolog 2-like isoform X1 produces the protein MEGVTVGQVFDAECILSKRPRKGKFEYLVKWRGWSSKHNSWEPEENILDPRLLAAFHKREQERELLFQKKGKRPRGRPRKILQPVPTATKDSRSSSSGLSSSASSSSSEDEEHIKKAKPGPRVHPVPQKRPQIMLAKPDSPHKKKRGRKPLHPDLRALRQAKIRPPLPPPPPPRHAQPLRPTRDEPRAGVKKPLQPASFTYTGLSRSCRDEAASASQSSSSSFSQTAASKPGSLSCIWTNRPLSVSSPSSGSSSHIKSNLPPQSKNSLSEQKRSHSESSGSRGNGFKVSPPKPGGSSSSLGLHSSFSGGQTSIHRSPLGQRRMEGTGTHIGPAQNKQQSLTSSSLTARDQANQALSLRALNLQSVSKPSAGSSLQGHSTGSAAGRCSLRSGGSLVAKGGTSGGARAALVAGGAADQGRLREDRGSGSSRGNGSGRQEERKHGLSSQNRSLNELSTGDSDESSSSSESEPDASLFPHNSRPSYGINATESDTETDWRPARSLLEHVFVTDVTANFITVTVKESPTSVGFFNSRNH, from the exons ATGGAGGGGGTCACCGTGGGCCAGGTGTTCGACGCGGAATGCATCCTCAGCAAACGGCCGCGAAAG GGCAAGTTTGAGTATCTGGTGAAGTGGAGAGGGTGGTCGTCCAA GCACAATAGTTGGGAACCAGAGGAAAACATCTTGGACCCAAGGTTACTGGCTGCCTTTCACAAAAG AGAACAAGAGCGGGAACTTCTGTTCCAGAAGAAGGGGAAGAGACCGAGGGGACGTCCACGAAAGATCCTG cagCCTGTACCTACTGCCACAAAAGACAGCCGCTCGTCTTCCTCTGGTCTGTCATcttcggcctcctcctcttcctctgaggaCGAAGAGCACATTAAGAAGGCGAAGCCAGGTCCCCGTGTCCACCCTGTCCCCCAGAAGAGGCCCCAGATCATGTTGGCCAAACCCGATTCGCCACACAAGAAGAAGCGAGGGAGGAAGCCTCTCCACCCCGACCTGAGGGCTTTACGGCAGGCAAAGATCAgacctcctctgcctcctcctcctcctcctcgccacGCCCAGCCGCTCAGACCCACCAGAGACGAGCCTCGGGCCGGGGTGAAGAAGCCACTGCAGCCTGCCAGCTTCACCTACACTGGcctgagcaggagctgcagggacgAGGCTGCCTCTGCCTCCCAGTCCTCGAGCAGCTCCTTCTCTCAGACAGCTGCCTCTAAACCCGGGTCGCTCAGCTGCATTTGGACCAACCGCCCCCTGTCAGTCTCTTCTCCATCTTCTGGCTCTTCGTCCCACATCAAATCCAATCTTCCACCACAAAGTAAAAACTCTCTGTCTGAGCAGAAGCGTTCTCACTCAGAATCGAGCGGCAGCCGAGGGAATGGGTTCAAAGTGTCTCCTCCGAAACCAGGTGGAAGCTCCAGTTCGCTGGGTTTGCACAGCAGCTTCTCCGGAGGCCAGACATCGATCCATCGCTCCCCGCTGGgccagaggaggatggagggaacGGGCACTCACATCGGGCCGGcccaaaacaagcagcagagtCTGACCTCATCCTCGCTCACAGCTCGAGACCAAGCCAACCAGGCACTCAGCCTCCGAGCGCTCAACCTGCAGAGCGTCAGCAAGCCTTCCGCCGGCAGCAGCCTTCAGGGACACAGCACTGGCAGCGCTGCGGGGAGGTGCAGCCTACGGAGCGGCGGCAGCCTCGTGGCCAAAGGCGGAACGTCCGGAGGAGCGCGCGCCGCTTTAGTagcaggaggtgctgcagaccaggggaggctgagggaggaCAGGGGAAGTGGCTCCAGCCGAGGGAACGGCAgcgggaggcaggaggagcgCAAACACGGGCTCAGCTCTCAGAACCGGAGCCTGAACGAGCTCAGCACCGGAGACTCtgatgagagcagcagcagcagcgagtcgGAGCCCGACGCCTCTCTGTTCCCCCACAACAGCAGACCCAGCTACGGCATCAACGCCACAGAGTCGGACACGGAGACCGACTGGAGGCCGGCGCGGAGTCTGCTAGAACACGTGTTCGTCACCGACGTCACGGCCAATTTCATCACGGTGACGGTGAAGGAGTCTCCGACCAGCGTGGGATTCTTCAACTCCAGAAACCACTGA
- the nog3 gene encoding noggin-3, which produces MNCVLSALDPDDMDTCFLPVFVLMFSLGFRIQEGTCHFVLRPVPSDTLPVTIFREVPDPMLDPKERDLNETELRAALGSHFNASFMSVSPPEDRNAGGEDASDSEMRQKLKEIRAIDLEVQSGKKQKSSRRLRRRLQQWLWSYAFCPVLYAWNDLGGRFWPRYLKVGSCYNKRSCSVPEGMQCTPAKSIHYTVLRWHCPQRKGPPKCVWIPIQYPVITECKCSCHGTEQDSV; this is translated from the coding sequence ATGAACTGTGTTCTGAGTGCGTTGGACCCGGACGACATGGATACGTGTTTCTTGCCCGTGTTTGTGCTCATGTTCTCTCTGGGCTTCAGGATACAGGAGGGCACGTGCCACTTTGTCCTCCGGCCCGTTCCCAGTGACACTCTGCCCGTAACTATCTTTAGGGAGGTACCGGATCCCATGTTGGACCCAAAGGAAAGGGACCTGAATGAGACGGAGCTCCGGGCCGCGCTCGGCAGCCACTTCAACGCGTCCTTCATGTCTGTGTCCCCGCCGGAGGACAGGAACGCGGGGGGCGAGGACGCGAGCGACTCGGAGATGCGGCAGAAGCTGAAGGAAATCCGGGCCATTGACCTCGAGGTCCAGTCAGGCAAGAAGCAGAAGTCGAGCCGACGCCTCCGCAGACGGCTGCAGCAGTGGTTGTGGTCCTACGCATTCTGCCCGGTACTTTACGCGTGGAACGACCTGGGCGGCAGGTTCTGGCCGCGCTACCTGAAGGTGGGGAGCTGCTACAATAAGCGGTCCTGTTCGGTTCCGGAGGGGATGCAATGTACTCCCGCCAAGTCCATTCATTATACCGTCCTACGGTGGCACTGCCCGCAGAGGAAGGGGCCTCCCAAGTGCGTCTGGATACCGATCCAGTACCCTGTGATAACAGAGTGTAAATGCTCCTGTCACGGAACCGAACAAGACTCCGTTTGA
- the LOC114845450 gene encoding cytochrome c oxidase assembly protein COX11, mitochondrial isoform X3 → MMLPVLLRPCLRCPSSSVLFTRCMRTHTLHSEAEPLLRRRLPLRFQTQTRGRKSRSQEEQWRSRNRTVLTYIAAAGVGMIGLSYAAVPLYRLYCQATGLGGTAVAGHDASLVETMKPVKERVIKVTFNADTHASMQWNFRPQQAEIYLVPGETALAFYRAKNPTDKPIIGISTYNVVPFEAGQYFNKIQMWFSGPATSTSCPAFPIMCYSVSVSRSSA, encoded by the exons ATGATGCTGCCTGTCCTGCTACGTCCGTGCCTCCGCTGCccttcttcctctgtgctcTTCACTCgatgcatgcgcacacacacactccattctGAGGCTGAACCTCTCCTGCGAAGGAGGCTTCCTCTACGCTTCCAGACACAGACCCGGGGCAGGAAGTCCAGAAGccaggaggagcagtggaggagcaggaacaggacagTGCTGACATACATTGCAGCAGCAGGGGTGGGAATGATTGGCCTGTCCTATGCTGCGGTGCCTCTCTACAGACTCTACTGTCAG GCGACCGGGCTTGGAGGCACGGCGGTGGCCGGCCACGACGCATCTCTGGTGGAGACGATGAAGCCAGTGAAGGAGCGCGTCATCAAGGTCACCTTCAACGCCGACACACACGCCAGCATGCAGTGGAACTTCAGACCACAGCAGGCAGAGATCTAC TTGGTTCCAGGTGAGACAGCACTAGCCTTCTACAGAGCAAAAAACCCCACTGATAAACCCATCATTGGCATCTCCACCTACAATGTGGTGCCCTTTGAGGCAGGGCAGTACTTTAACAAGATCCAG ATGTGGTTTAGCGGACCAGCAACATCTACTTCTTGCCCTGCATTTCCTATCATGTGttacagtgtttctgtttcGAGGAGCAGCGCTTGA
- the LOC114845447 gene encoding chromobox protein homolog 2-like isoform X2 — protein MEGVTVGQVFDAECILSKRPRKGKFEYLVKWRGWSSKHNSWEPEENILDPRLLAAFHKREQERELLFQKKGKRPRGRPRKILPVPTATKDSRSSSSGLSSSASSSSSEDEEHIKKAKPGPRVHPVPQKRPQIMLAKPDSPHKKKRGRKPLHPDLRALRQAKIRPPLPPPPPPRHAQPLRPTRDEPRAGVKKPLQPASFTYTGLSRSCRDEAASASQSSSSSFSQTAASKPGSLSCIWTNRPLSVSSPSSGSSSHIKSNLPPQSKNSLSEQKRSHSESSGSRGNGFKVSPPKPGGSSSSLGLHSSFSGGQTSIHRSPLGQRRMEGTGTHIGPAQNKQQSLTSSSLTARDQANQALSLRALNLQSVSKPSAGSSLQGHSTGSAAGRCSLRSGGSLVAKGGTSGGARAALVAGGAADQGRLREDRGSGSSRGNGSGRQEERKHGLSSQNRSLNELSTGDSDESSSSSESEPDASLFPHNSRPSYGINATESDTETDWRPARSLLEHVFVTDVTANFITVTVKESPTSVGFFNSRNH, from the exons ATGGAGGGGGTCACCGTGGGCCAGGTGTTCGACGCGGAATGCATCCTCAGCAAACGGCCGCGAAAG GGCAAGTTTGAGTATCTGGTGAAGTGGAGAGGGTGGTCGTCCAA GCACAATAGTTGGGAACCAGAGGAAAACATCTTGGACCCAAGGTTACTGGCTGCCTTTCACAAAAG AGAACAAGAGCGGGAACTTCTGTTCCAGAAGAAGGGGAAGAGACCGAGGGGACGTCCACGAAAGATCCTG CCTGTACCTACTGCCACAAAAGACAGCCGCTCGTCTTCCTCTGGTCTGTCATcttcggcctcctcctcttcctctgaggaCGAAGAGCACATTAAGAAGGCGAAGCCAGGTCCCCGTGTCCACCCTGTCCCCCAGAAGAGGCCCCAGATCATGTTGGCCAAACCCGATTCGCCACACAAGAAGAAGCGAGGGAGGAAGCCTCTCCACCCCGACCTGAGGGCTTTACGGCAGGCAAAGATCAgacctcctctgcctcctcctcctcctcctcgccacGCCCAGCCGCTCAGACCCACCAGAGACGAGCCTCGGGCCGGGGTGAAGAAGCCACTGCAGCCTGCCAGCTTCACCTACACTGGcctgagcaggagctgcagggacgAGGCTGCCTCTGCCTCCCAGTCCTCGAGCAGCTCCTTCTCTCAGACAGCTGCCTCTAAACCCGGGTCGCTCAGCTGCATTTGGACCAACCGCCCCCTGTCAGTCTCTTCTCCATCTTCTGGCTCTTCGTCCCACATCAAATCCAATCTTCCACCACAAAGTAAAAACTCTCTGTCTGAGCAGAAGCGTTCTCACTCAGAATCGAGCGGCAGCCGAGGGAATGGGTTCAAAGTGTCTCCTCCGAAACCAGGTGGAAGCTCCAGTTCGCTGGGTTTGCACAGCAGCTTCTCCGGAGGCCAGACATCGATCCATCGCTCCCCGCTGGgccagaggaggatggagggaacGGGCACTCACATCGGGCCGGcccaaaacaagcagcagagtCTGACCTCATCCTCGCTCACAGCTCGAGACCAAGCCAACCAGGCACTCAGCCTCCGAGCGCTCAACCTGCAGAGCGTCAGCAAGCCTTCCGCCGGCAGCAGCCTTCAGGGACACAGCACTGGCAGCGCTGCGGGGAGGTGCAGCCTACGGAGCGGCGGCAGCCTCGTGGCCAAAGGCGGAACGTCCGGAGGAGCGCGCGCCGCTTTAGTagcaggaggtgctgcagaccaggggaggctgagggaggaCAGGGGAAGTGGCTCCAGCCGAGGGAACGGCAgcgggaggcaggaggagcgCAAACACGGGCTCAGCTCTCAGAACCGGAGCCTGAACGAGCTCAGCACCGGAGACTCtgatgagagcagcagcagcagcgagtcgGAGCCCGACGCCTCTCTGTTCCCCCACAACAGCAGACCCAGCTACGGCATCAACGCCACAGAGTCGGACACGGAGACCGACTGGAGGCCGGCGCGGAGTCTGCTAGAACACGTGTTCGTCACCGACGTCACGGCCAATTTCATCACGGTGACGGTGAAGGAGTCTCCGACCAGCGTGGGATTCTTCAACTCCAGAAACCACTGA
- the rab40b gene encoding ras-related protein Rab-40B: protein MSHRSSPARPYDFLLKFLLVGDSDVGKGEILASLQDGASESPYGYNMGIDYKTTTILLDGRRVKLHLWDTSGQGRFCTIFRSYSRGAQGVILVYDIANRWSFDGIDRWIKEIDEHAPGVPKILVGNRLHLAYKRQVTTEQAQVYAQKLGVTFFEVSPLCNFNITESFTELARIVLMRHGMERLWRPNKVLSLQELCCRSIVSCTPVHLVDKLPLPLALKSHLKSFSMANGLNARMMHGRSYSVIASTSAHHGATKRTGGTLLKKTKLSRPPPLSPSAQSCRNSCKSS, encoded by the exons ATGAGCCACAGAAGCAGCCCGGCCAGGCCCTACGACTTTCTGCTCAAGTTCCTGCTGGTGGGGGACAGCGACGTCGGGAAGGGCGAGATTCTGGCAAGTCTGCAAGACGGAGCCTCCGAGTCTCCCTACGGCTACAACATGG gaaTCGACTACAAGACGACGACCATCCTCCTGGACGGAAGGAGAGTCAAGCTGCATCTATG GGACACTTCGGGCCAGGGCCGGTTCTGCACCATCTTCAGGTCCTACTCCAGAGGAGCACAG ggtgTGATCCTGGTCTATGACATTGCCAACCGCTGGTCCTTTGACGGGATCGACAGGTGGATCAAGGAGATCGACGAG catgcacctggAGTGCCTAAGATCCTTGTCGGGAACCGTCTCCACCTGGCCTACAAGCGTCAGGTGACCACGGAGCAGGCGCAGGTGTACGCCCAGAAACTGGGTGTGACCTTCTTTGAGGTGAGCCCGCTGTGCAACTTCAACATCACGGAGTCATTCACAGAGCTGGCTCGCATCGTGCTAATGAGACACGGCATGGAGCGGCTGTGGAGGCCCAACAAAG TGCTGAGTCTGCAGGAGCTGTGCTGCCGCTCCATCGTGTCCTGCACCCCCGTCCACCTGGTCGACAAACTCCCCCTCCCACTGGCTCTCAAGTCCCACCTCAAGTCATTCTCCATGGCCAACGGCCTCAACGCCCGCATGATGCACGGCCGCTCGTACTCTGTTATCGCCAGCACCTCGGCCCACCACGGCGCCACCAAGAGGACGGGAGGGACACTGCTAAAGAAAACCAAGCTGAGCCGACCCCCACCGCTCAGCCCGTCagcccagagctgcaggaacagctgcAAATCATCCTAA